The nucleotide window AGACGTTTTTGAGGTAGAGCCATTACCAGCTAATAGTGAGCTATGGAAGCTAGATAATGTAACGGTTTCTCCGCATTTTTCTAGCCATTCATCTCGCTATGTTGAACGCGCATTGGAAATTTTTAAACCAAGTTTGAAAAAATGGTTAAACGGTGAACGAGATTTAGAAAATAAAATGGATTTATTGAGAGGCTATTAACTCTAATTGAGAATTTATGAATATTAAATGAGAAATGTAGATATATTGCATAGAAATAGTTGAAAGTATCACTATATTAACTCTTAGCTAACAATGCATGCTTCTGCGGTAGTCATACTATTCTCAGCGCAAAGACGTGTGTGGAAAATTCTTTTCACACACGTCTTTATTGACAGAATACAGTTGAATTCGTTACACTAATTATAACAATTATAAATTAATAATTATGTATGAAAAGAGGTGCATGGCGATGTCTAAAATGCATTTAAACATTGCGCTAGACACGTTAAAGGCTACTGGTGTAAGGATTACTCCACAACGTCATGCGATTTTAGAGTATTTAATTCAGTCAATGAATCACCCGACCGCAGATGATATATATAAAGCGCTTGAAGATAGGTTTCCAAACATGAGTGTCGCAACAGTTTATAACAATTTACGTGTATTCCGAGAAGTAGGACTTGTGAAAGAGCTTACTTATGGAGATGCAGCAAGTAGATTCGATTTTGCGACAGGTGATCACTACCATATGATTTGTGAAACTTGTGGTAAAATCGTGGACTTCCATTACCCAGGCTTAAATGAAGTAGAGCATTTTGCTTCACATGTGACAGGATTTACAGTAAATTCACATCGTTTAGAAGTATACGGTACATGTCCAAGCTGTATGGAAAATGAAGCAAAAGAAGCGTTATAAAGAAAGTGTCCCGAAATTTCGGGACATTTTTTTATAAAAAATAAAATATTCTAAATATATTGACAAAAAGAAATGAATCATATACTATGCTATTTAATAATAAATTTTAAGCATCGATTGGAAATAGTAAAAATGTTAGTGTACTTATAGAGAGCTGATGGTTGGTGAAAATCAGCAGACACACATTTTGAACTCGTCCATGAGCTATTCCCTGAACTTATAGTAAGGGCAATCGGATTCCTCCGTTAACAGGACAGGCAGTGTTAGCTGCTGATAAGATGGGCTTTTTCGTAATGGAGAAGTCAACTAGAGTGGTACCGCGAGCATAAACTCGTCTCTATTAATTTAGAGGCGGGTTTTTTTGTTTTTATCCAGCCGAGAGGCATCATTAATTTTTACAATAAAAAAAGGAGTGTTGGAAAATGAGCAGAAAAATTTGGGTGTTTGATACGACGTTACGTGATGGGGAACAAGTACCAGGTGCAAAATTAAATTTATTTGAAAAAGTAGAAATTGCCCAACAGCTAAAAAAATTAGGTGTTGATATTATTGAAGCTGGTTTTCCAGCCTCTTCTCAAGGCGATTTTGATGCGGTAAAAGCAGTTGCAGAAAGAGTTGGAAATACGAGCGATATTATGATTACGGCATTAGCGCGCGCTGTGAAAGCAGACATTGATTCTGTTTATAACGCAGTAAAATATGCACAAAATCCAATGATTCATATGGTGCTAGGTACTTCGGATATTCATGTTGAGAAAAAATTTAGCAAATCTAAAGATCAAATTTTACAAATCGGTATCGATGCCGTTAAATATGCAAAAACATTATTGCCACAAGTGCAATATTCGACAGAGGATGCATCACGCTCGGACTTTGAATATTTATGGAAAACGATTGAAGCGGTTATGAAGGCTGGTGCGACAATGATTAACGTACCTGATACGGTAGGCTATGCAGAGCCTGAGCAATGGGGTGAAATGATTGGCAAACTTGCCTATCGCATGAAAAATACAGATGATTCTGTACTGCTATCTGTACACTGCCACAATGATTTAGGGATGGCAACAGCCAATACGTTAGCTGCTATTAAAAATGGGGCTGATAAAGTGGAATGTACGATTAATGGAATCGGTGAACGTGCAGGAAATGCAGCACTAGAGGAAGTCGTTATGGCAATTAAAACGCGTGGAGACATATACAATGTACACACGAATATTAATACGAAGGAAATTATGAATACATCTCGCCTTGTATCGAGCTTTATGGGGCTTGATGTACAAGTGAATAAGGCGATTACAGGAGATAATGCTTTCGCCCATTCATCGGGTATTCATCAAGATGGCTTATTAAAATCGCGTGATGCCTATGAAATTGTTCACCCAGAGGATGTAGGGCTAGAAGATATGGAATTAGTATTAACAGCGCGTTCTGGTCGACATGCGGTGAAAAATGCACTGGAGAAATTAGGATTTACAAATCTTTCGGCAGATGAATTTGAAGGCATTTTCGAAGGCTTCTTAAAGCTAGCTGATGCCAAAAAAGAAGTGTATGATCACGATTTATATGTCATTGTTGAAGATTATTATGAAAAGCATAATGCAAATCATGCTAATGCGACACATTACAGCGAGCAATTTTTCAGCTTTGACGATTTACAAGTCGTCAGCAATGCAAGCTTCCCATCAGCTAGTGTGAAAATACGTAAGGGTGAAGAGGTATTTAAG belongs to Lysinibacillus louembei and includes:
- the perR gene encoding peroxide-responsive transcriptional repressor PerR codes for the protein MSKMHLNIALDTLKATGVRITPQRHAILEYLIQSMNHPTADDIYKALEDRFPNMSVATVYNNLRVFREVGLVKELTYGDAASRFDFATGDHYHMICETCGKIVDFHYPGLNEVEHFASHVTGFTVNSHRLEVYGTCPSCMENEAKEAL
- a CDS encoding 2-isopropylmalate synthase; the protein is MSRKIWVFDTTLRDGEQVPGAKLNLFEKVEIAQQLKKLGVDIIEAGFPASSQGDFDAVKAVAERVGNTSDIMITALARAVKADIDSVYNAVKYAQNPMIHMVLGTSDIHVEKKFSKSKDQILQIGIDAVKYAKTLLPQVQYSTEDASRSDFEYLWKTIEAVMKAGATMINVPDTVGYAEPEQWGEMIGKLAYRMKNTDDSVLLSVHCHNDLGMATANTLAAIKNGADKVECTINGIGERAGNAALEEVVMAIKTRGDIYNVHTNINTKEIMNTSRLVSSFMGLDVQVNKAITGDNAFAHSSGIHQDGLLKSRDAYEIVHPEDVGLEDMELVLTARSGRHAVKNALEKLGFTNLSADEFEGIFEGFLKLADAKKEVYDHDLYVIVEDYYEKHNANHANATHYSEQFFSFDDLQVVSNASFPSASVKIRKGEEVFKSSAVGSGPIDALYSAIASITNVNVKLIEYNINSVSRGQEALGKVKITVEHEGEKFIAKAADTDILKASALAYINAINSIIVSKFIPIAN